AGAACAACTCCTTACGGATCTGTTTCTTTGGCATACAATCCTGAAACTTTGAACAACCCAAACATCAAGCCTGAAACAACTACGGGTATTGAAATTGGTTTGGCAGCTAAGTTTTTCGATGGAAGAATCTCATTGGATGCGACTTACTACGACCAGACTTCTGAGGACTTGATCGTTCAGGTGGAGGTTTCTCCTACTAGTGGTTATGAGTCAGCTTACGATAACGTTGGTTTGATTGAGAACAAAGGTATTGAGCTTCAATTAGGCGCTACAATTGTAGACACTAAGGATTTCTCTGCCGGTTTGAATGTAAACTTTGCTACTTACAATAACGATGTAATTTCCGTTAATAACATTGATGGTGATGAAGGCGCAATTGTACTAGGTGGTCAGTGGAATGTGGATTTGCAAGCACGAGAAGGTCATCCTTATGGTGTGCTTTTCGGCCCTGGGTATCTTAAAGACGAGGATGGTAACATCGTTCACGTAAATGGTAGACCACAGATCGACCCTACATACAGAGTATTGGGAGACATTCAGCCAGATTGGACAGGAGGTATAGCAGTGAACTTGCGTTACAAAGGTCTTTCTTTGAGCAGTTTATTTGATGCCAAATGGGGTGGTGATATCTATACTATGACTACTACTTGGGGTAGATATGCTGGAGTACTTGCTGAAACTTTGAAAGGAAGAGAAGAAGGTATTGTAGGTAAAGGTGTGATGCAATCAGGTACTGACACAGATGGTAACCCTATCTATGTGCCAAATAACATTGTAGTAACTGCTGAAACTTATAACAAAGCAGCATTTAGCAACGGTGTTGCTGAAGGATCAGTTTTTGATGCGTCTTATATCAAATTGAGACAAGTTACATTGAACTGGAAATTGCCAAGTCAGTGGTTTACCAACGTTCCTTTCAAAGATGTAAACATTGCATTAGTAGGGAGAAACCTTGCGTTGTTGTACTCTAAAGTACCACACATAGATCCAGAAAGTGGATTTAGCAATGCTGATTCGCAGCAAGGCCAGGAATTTGGTCAGTTGCCATCTGCAAGAAGCATGGGTTTCAATATCAACTTTAAACTTTAATCGATGATGAAGTCTATAAAATATTTATTCACGGGAATTTTCTTCGTTCTTTTTGCAACGAGCTGTGATAAGGGATTTGAGGAATTGAATCAGGATCCTAACAACCCGACAACTGTTCCCTCAGATCTTCTGACAGCAGATATCATTAGGAATGCTGCCAACAACTTGCATAGCACGTTTGTAGGTGGAGATATGGGTTCCACTTGGGCTCAGCTTTGGACGAAAGTTCAGTACAACGACGAGGAGCGTTACGTTCCAAGACAGTCTGTAATTGAGTCTACTTGGGATAACATCTACGAAGATGTAATCTCTGATGCCAGATCAATGGAGATTTTGGCTACTGCAGAAGGTAATGATGTATCTAAAGGAGTAGCACTTACGCTACAGGCTTGGGGATATTCATTGCTTACTGACCTGTATGGAGATATCCCTAATACAGAGGCCATCCGTGGTACTGAGGGTATTTTTGCTCCTGCATATGATGAGCAATCAGTGGTTTATGATAGCATCTTGGCAAAGCTCGACAGAGCTAATGCGTTGATCGCTGGAGGAAATGGATCACTGAATGCAGCCACTGATTTGATGTATGGTGGTGATGCTTCTAAGTGGAGAAAGTTTGCTAACTCATTGAAAATCAGATGTCTGATGAGGATTTCTGGTGTTCGTGATGTGTCTGCAGATTTACAAGCAACAGTAGCTCGCCCAATATTCACTTCAAATGCTGATAATGCTGCTATTGTTTATTTAGCTGCTCAGCCTAATGCTCACCCATTTTATGAGACCATTGATTATGGTAGCAGATTAGAATGGAAAGTTTCTGAGCTTTTGGTGCAGACTCTCGAAGGATTTAGTGATCCTCGTCTTGCAGTAATGGCTGCTAAGAATGCTGATGGTAACTACAGAGGTAAGCCAAACGGAATTCAGGATGTTCCTAGTGAAGACTTCAATTATGAGAACGTTTCTGGTATCGGTGAGTTCTATT
This Marinoscillum sp. 108 DNA region includes the following protein-coding sequences:
- a CDS encoding SusD/RagB family nutrient-binding outer membrane lipoprotein — protein: MMKSIKYLFTGIFFVLFATSCDKGFEELNQDPNNPTTVPSDLLTADIIRNAANNLHSTFVGGDMGSTWAQLWTKVQYNDEERYVPRQSVIESTWDNIYEDVISDARSMEILATAEGNDVSKGVALTLQAWGYSLLTDLYGDIPNTEAIRGTEGIFAPAYDEQSVVYDSILAKLDRANALIAGGNGSLNAATDLMYGGDASKWRKFANSLKIRCLMRISGVRDVSADLQATVARPIFTSNADNAAIVYLAAQPNAHPFYETIDYGSRLEWKVSELLVQTLEGFSDPRLAVMAAKNADGNYRGKPNGIQDVPSEDFNYENVSGIGEFYLNPELPGMFMSYAELQFLLAEAAASNYISGDAATFYNAGIRASMEENGITSGVDAYLSQSGVAYSAGASAELIGTQKWISLFAQGVEAWTEWRRTGQPALSPALDAVLSQIPSRYSYPASEQTTNKASYDAAVASQGADVLTTKVWWDN